Proteins encoded in a region of the Streptomyces sp. NBC_01298 genome:
- a CDS encoding IS110 family transposase, whose amino-acid sequence MERTARSTMAQHEVEVTGGVDTHKDTHTAAAIDSAGRVLGSAQFPASTVGYRTLLTWLRSFGALLLVGVEGTGAYGAGLSRYLRENDVTVVEIDRPDRKTRRWQGKSDPVDAEAAARAALAERRTGTPKSRDGRVEALRALRVARRSAVQQRADATRQIKTLIITAPEGVRTMLRHLNDKDLLTICAGFRPSLDQAGDPVTATKIALRSLARRHRDLGQEIDELNELIAPLTQEINPALTELNGVGPDVAGQLLVTAGDNPDRLRSEAAFAMLCGVAPLPASSGRTHRHRLNRGGDRAANAALYRIVLCRLRWDQRTKDYMERRTKEGLSKKETIRCLKRFVAREIFRVLTATHAATATSSHLTTPA is encoded by the coding sequence ATGGAGAGGACGGCACGATCCACGATGGCACAGCATGAGGTCGAGGTCACCGGCGGCGTCGACACCCACAAGGACACCCACACCGCGGCCGCGATCGACTCGGCAGGGCGGGTGCTGGGGTCGGCCCAGTTCCCAGCCTCCACAGTCGGCTACCGCACACTGCTGACCTGGCTCCGCTCCTTCGGTGCCCTGCTCCTGGTCGGGGTGGAGGGCACCGGTGCCTACGGCGCCGGCCTGTCCCGCTACCTGCGCGAGAACGACGTCACAGTGGTCGAGATCGACCGGCCAGACCGCAAGACCCGTCGCTGGCAGGGCAAGTCCGATCCGGTCGATGCCGAGGCAGCAGCCCGGGCCGCGCTCGCAGAACGCCGCACTGGGACCCCGAAGTCCCGTGATGGCCGTGTCGAGGCCCTGCGGGCCCTGCGGGTCGCCCGTCGCAGCGCGGTCCAGCAGCGGGCCGACGCCACCCGGCAGATCAAGACCTTGATCATCACCGCGCCAGAGGGAGTCCGCACCATGCTGCGGCACCTGAACGACAAGGACCTGCTGACCATCTGCGCGGGTTTCCGCCCCAGCCTCGACCAGGCCGGCGACCCGGTCACCGCGACGAAGATCGCCCTGCGCTCCCTCGCCCGCCGCCACCGCGACCTGGGCCAGGAGATCGACGAACTGAACGAGCTGATAGCCCCGCTCACCCAGGAGATCAACCCGGCCCTGACCGAGCTCAACGGCGTCGGCCCGGACGTCGCCGGCCAGCTGCTGGTCACCGCGGGCGACAACCCCGACCGGCTCCGCTCCGAGGCGGCCTTCGCGATGCTCTGCGGCGTCGCCCCACTGCCGGCCTCATCCGGTCGCACCCATCGACACCGCCTCAACCGTGGCGGCGACAGGGCCGCGAACGCGGCCCTCTACCGGATCGTTCTCTGCCGCCTGCGCTGGGACCAGCGCACCAAGGACTACATGGAACGACGCACCAAAGAAGGCCTCTCCAAGAAGGAGACCATCCGCTGTCTCAAGCGGTTCGTCGCCCGCGAGATCTTCCGCGTCCTGACCGCTACCCATGCCGCAACAGCAACCTCAAGTCACCTCACAACCCCTGCTTGA
- a CDS encoding DUF6879 family protein: MASSSTLAELFERFRHEAFRLETLDDYSGSGNVDAYRAFQAGQPQPEGYNAGWVAELRGLAHEGKRVYRVHVLRRPLTEYLRFELGWGYQTNMAGGEEFFILDVTDAPNPLEGVPDFWLFDSTVTAVMGYDDQGAFQGAQVLSAAEAERFVAYHETALAHAEPFTDWWAKYGE, from the coding sequence ATGGCCTCATCTAGCACCCTCGCCGAACTCTTCGAGCGGTTCCGGCACGAAGCCTTCCGGCTGGAGACCCTGGACGACTACAGCGGCTCGGGGAACGTGGACGCCTACCGGGCCTTCCAGGCCGGTCAGCCGCAGCCCGAGGGCTACAACGCCGGATGGGTCGCGGAACTACGCGGCCTCGCGCACGAGGGCAAGCGCGTGTACCGCGTGCACGTCCTCCGGCGGCCCCTCACGGAGTACCTCCGCTTCGAGTTGGGCTGGGGCTACCAAACGAACATGGCCGGCGGGGAAGAGTTCTTCATCCTCGACGTGACGGACGCTCCCAACCCGCTCGAAGGCGTTCCGGACTTCTGGCTCTTCGACTCCACGGTCACGGCCGTCATGGGCTACGACGACCAGGGCGCCTTCCAGGGCGCACAGGTGCTGTCAGCAGCCGAAGCAGAACGCTTCGTCGCCTACCACGAAACGGCACTCGCTCACGCGGAACCGTTCACCGACTGGTGGGCCAAGTACGGCGAGTGA